Proteins co-encoded in one Chloroflexota bacterium genomic window:
- a CDS encoding ABC transporter substrate-binding protein, with translation MSQPSEMTDLASPLRTTRRRFLRSVAALGSVAFGGSLLAACQTAPPAPPTAKPAESKPTEAPKPAAPASPGAASASPAAGASPAASPAAGGSPAASPAAAPAAKPAAAAPAGPKPPGRLVYANPSKLRTLDTITQYGLQEFQISRQIMEPLLDLDQNGKLTPVLAESWQASDGGKTWTFKLRKGVVFHDGSPFDAKSVQATVKRAKAATISQHKFAFVDFEDEPVQIVDDFTVAFKSKSPTATLPYNLVAVYMQPAALASDPKYDKEPMAQVVGTGPFKLVKLNVDGDTQMEANTSYWQSGLPKVGELIHRPVPEPSAMVAAVKAGEIDLAEGISIDLLPTLQSDANLQLIQSKLWQIDFFILNTTYEPLKKPQVRQAISFAIDRDTLTKDVYGAGVPIASYPPKGLVGFSSKLPGNPYDAAKAKALLKEAGYENGFDLDIVFPAGTYIKDKEVAQFVGDQLKQVGIRAKVISGEANATRNGYREGQYQMGMLSSIAVTGDADRYMQERLVQDINKSGYKDEKVVSLIKQAASETDSARRQALYEEIQDIMWQGPPVIYLYQIDWTYAARKTVQGFNWMPNRIFNLATVSKG, from the coding sequence CGGCCTGCCAGACCGCTCCGCCAGCCCCGCCGACGGCCAAGCCTGCTGAGAGCAAGCCCACTGAGGCGCCAAAGCCAGCCGCCCCGGCCAGCCCTGGAGCCGCGTCCGCGAGTCCGGCTGCTGGCGCATCGCCGGCGGCCAGCCCGGCTGCGGGAGGCTCGCCGGCGGCCAGCCCGGCTGCCGCCCCGGCCGCCAAGCCGGCTGCTGCCGCCCCCGCCGGCCCCAAGCCGCCCGGGAGGCTGGTCTACGCAAACCCGAGCAAGCTCCGCACACTTGACACGATCACCCAGTACGGCCTGCAGGAGTTCCAGATCTCACGCCAGATCATGGAGCCGCTGCTCGACCTGGACCAGAACGGGAAGCTGACGCCGGTCCTGGCAGAGTCCTGGCAGGCGTCTGACGGTGGCAAGACCTGGACGTTCAAGCTACGCAAGGGCGTCGTGTTCCATGACGGCTCGCCCTTTGATGCAAAGTCGGTTCAGGCGACGGTCAAGCGCGCCAAGGCGGCGACGATCTCACAGCACAAGTTCGCCTTTGTTGACTTCGAGGACGAGCCGGTCCAGATCGTCGACGACTTTACCGTGGCATTCAAGAGCAAGTCGCCGACCGCCACGTTGCCCTACAACCTCGTGGCGGTCTACATGCAGCCGGCAGCCCTGGCCTCGGACCCGAAGTACGACAAGGAACCGATGGCCCAGGTGGTCGGCACGGGTCCGTTCAAGCTGGTCAAGCTGAATGTAGATGGCGACACCCAGATGGAGGCAAACACCTCCTACTGGCAGAGCGGGCTGCCGAAAGTCGGTGAGCTGATCCACCGGCCTGTCCCAGAGCCGTCAGCGATGGTGGCCGCCGTCAAGGCGGGTGAGATCGACCTGGCCGAGGGCATCTCCATCGATCTGCTCCCGACGCTCCAGTCCGATGCAAATCTCCAACTGATTCAGAGCAAGCTCTGGCAGATCGACTTCTTCATCCTGAACACGACCTACGAGCCGTTGAAGAAGCCGCAAGTCCGCCAGGCGATCAGCTTCGCCATCGACCGCGACACACTGACGAAGGACGTGTACGGCGCGGGCGTGCCCATCGCCTCGTACCCGCCGAAGGGGCTCGTCGGGTTCAGCAGCAAGCTGCCCGGCAACCCGTACGACGCGGCCAAGGCGAAGGCGTTGCTCAAGGAAGCCGGCTACGAGAACGGCTTCGACCTGGACATCGTCTTCCCGGCTGGCACCTACATCAAAGACAAGGAAGTCGCCCAGTTCGTGGGCGATCAGCTCAAGCAAGTCGGCATCCGCGCCAAGGTGATCTCTGGCGAGGCGAACGCTACCCGCAACGGCTACCGTGAGGGCCAGTACCAGATGGGGATGCTCTCCAGCATCGCCGTCACCGGCGACGCCGACCGGTACATGCAAGAGCGTCTCGTCCAGGACATCAACAAGTCCGGCTACAAGGACGAGAAGGTCGTCAGCCTCATCAAGCAGGCGGCCAGTGAGACCGATAGCGCCAGGCGGCAGGCGCTCTACGAGGAGATCCAGGACATCATGTGGCAGGGGCCGCCAGTCATCTACCTCTACCAGATCGACTGGACTTATGCTGCGCGCAAGACGGTCCAGGGCTTCAACTGGATGCCCAACCGGATCTTCAACCTGGCAACGGTCTCGAAGGGTTAG